A portion of the Mycobacterium paraseoulense genome contains these proteins:
- the lpqS gene encoding putative copper homeostasis (lipo)protein LpqS, which produces MRPQTARTTQWLRFTTAVIALFWALGVAAGCHLPHGSATASSTSSRVAAGLGHGVATLAHLAPTRGDPCSPLHQTCKHVPQACSTYDAVELAVVASALPLAGSLASPVVPAPRGPPRTDGFVLYRSGRNILTRFCIARI; this is translated from the coding sequence ATGCGCCCGCAGACCGCCCGCACCACGCAATGGCTGCGCTTCACCACCGCAGTCATCGCCCTGTTCTGGGCGCTGGGCGTCGCGGCGGGATGTCACCTGCCACACGGGAGCGCAACGGCTTCCTCGACGTCTTCCCGCGTAGCTGCCGGACTCGGCCACGGGGTTGCCACCCTTGCGCACCTGGCACCCACGCGCGGCGACCCATGCTCGCCGCTGCACCAGACTTGCAAACATGTTCCACAGGCTTGCTCGACATACGATGCGGTGGAACTGGCCGTCGTCGCCTCAGCATTGCCCTTGGCCGGTTCCCTGGCTTCGCCGGTGGTCCCGGCGCCGCGGGGCCCACCACGAACTGACGGTTTCGTACTTTACCGTTCGGGTCGAAACATCTTGACCCGCTTCTGCATCGCTCGTATCTGA
- a CDS encoding class I adenylate-forming enzyme family protein, producing the protein MTKPTASEVTADPLADGIPFGVKLRQLAEQRRDDTGVTIVALDGTARSLTFGELEARANQWGRALAADGADTGSLVALAIPNSEHLVLATLGCWKIGAVPVPMHWDLPEWERDRVREVINPAVVVDEENRWRLEAQAAAESADALPVAVSPNINGICSSGSTGVPKVILSLAPSLWTPQHGEPFLSNWTPVAQPQTIMVPAPMYHTNGFATFFFLLAGDHLVILEKFDAALALDVIERFRITNFTATPTMLARIAARPDVRQRDLSSVVFILQGAAVMPPSLMHTWFELLSPQQIVSAYGMTENLGLTALRGDEWLAHPGSVGRGFRDTEIRILDAGTRQLGPGEHGEIYLRAPMSAGSRYVGGAPPLPTTDDGFRSAGDIGYLDEDGYLYIVDRRVDMIVTGGANVFPAEVESALAGHPDIADVVVIGLADPQWGRRVHAVVQLAEAAALTEDDVIEYAKSRLAHYKAPKTVEFVDTIPRTAATKVNRSAMIEARGG; encoded by the coding sequence GTGACCAAGCCGACCGCGTCCGAGGTGACGGCCGACCCGTTAGCCGATGGAATCCCGTTCGGAGTCAAGCTTCGACAGCTCGCCGAGCAGCGTCGCGACGACACGGGGGTGACCATCGTCGCCCTCGACGGCACCGCGCGCTCGCTGACATTCGGCGAACTCGAGGCCCGCGCCAACCAGTGGGGCCGCGCGCTCGCCGCCGACGGTGCCGACACCGGTTCCCTTGTCGCGCTGGCGATCCCCAACTCCGAGCACCTTGTGCTGGCCACGCTGGGATGCTGGAAGATCGGCGCCGTCCCGGTGCCCATGCACTGGGACCTGCCCGAGTGGGAGCGCGACCGGGTGCGCGAGGTGATCAATCCCGCGGTGGTCGTCGACGAGGAGAACCGGTGGCGCCTGGAGGCGCAAGCGGCGGCCGAGTCCGCCGACGCCCTGCCCGTGGCCGTGTCCCCCAACATCAACGGCATCTGCAGCAGCGGTTCGACCGGTGTGCCGAAAGTGATTCTGAGCCTGGCGCCGTCGTTGTGGACCCCGCAGCACGGCGAGCCCTTTCTGTCGAACTGGACGCCGGTGGCCCAGCCGCAGACCATCATGGTGCCCGCGCCGATGTACCACACCAACGGCTTCGCCACCTTCTTCTTCCTGCTGGCCGGCGACCACCTGGTGATACTCGAAAAGTTCGATGCCGCACTGGCTTTGGACGTCATCGAACGCTTCCGGATCACCAATTTCACGGCCACGCCCACGATGCTGGCGCGCATCGCCGCCCGGCCCGACGTCCGACAGCGCGACCTGTCCAGCGTCGTATTCATCCTGCAGGGCGCCGCGGTGATGCCGCCGTCGCTCATGCACACGTGGTTCGAACTGTTGAGCCCGCAGCAGATCGTCTCGGCCTACGGCATGACCGAGAACCTCGGGCTCACCGCGTTGCGAGGCGACGAGTGGCTCGCGCATCCGGGCAGCGTCGGCCGGGGTTTCCGCGACACCGAGATCCGGATTCTCGACGCCGGCACCAGACAGCTTGGCCCCGGCGAACACGGCGAGATCTATTTGCGCGCACCGATGAGCGCGGGATCGCGCTATGTCGGCGGCGCGCCGCCGTTGCCGACGACCGACGACGGCTTCCGCTCCGCCGGCGACATCGGCTACCTGGACGAGGACGGGTACCTCTACATCGTCGACCGCCGCGTCGACATGATCGTCACCGGCGGCGCGAACGTCTTTCCCGCGGAAGTGGAGTCGGCTCTGGCGGGTCATCCCGACATCGCCGACGTCGTCGTGATCGGACTCGCAGACCCGCAGTGGGGACGCCGGGTGCACGCGGTCGTGCAACTCGCCGAGGCCGCGGCGCTCACCGAAGACGACGTGATCGAGTACGCGAAAAGCCGTCTGGCCCACTACAAAGCCCCGAAGACCGTCGAGTTCGTCGACACGATTCCCCGCACCGCGGCGACGAAGGTCAACCGCTCGGCGATGATCGAGGCCCGCGGCGGCTGA